The following coding sequences lie in one Prionailurus viverrinus isolate Anna chromosome X, UM_Priviv_1.0, whole genome shotgun sequence genomic window:
- the FTSJ1 gene encoding putative tRNA (cytidine(32)/guanosine(34)-2'-O)-methyltransferase isoform X1, whose amino-acid sequence MGRTSKDKRDVYYRLAKENGWRARSAFKLLQLDEEFQLFQGVTRAVDLCAAPGSWSQVLSQKIGGQGSGHVVAVDLQAMAPLPGVLQIQGDITQLSTAKEIIQHFEGCPADLVVCDGAPDVTGLHDVDEYMQAQLLLAALNIATHVLKPGGCFVAKIFRGRDVTLIYSQLRVFFSSVLCAKPRSSRNSSIEAFAVCQGYDPPAGFLPDLTKPLLDHSYDPDFNQLDGPTRIIVPFVTCGDLSSYDSDRSYPLDLEDGSEYKYTPPTQPPISPPYQEACTLKKKGRLAKEIRPQDCPISTVDAMPQPLAAPQRHTLLPSEVEDNGMNCSP is encoded by the exons ATGGGACGGACATCAAAGGACAAGCGGGATGTCTACTACCGCCTGGCCAAGGAGAATGGCTGGCGTGCCCGCAGTGCCTTCAAGCTGCTACAACTTGATGAGGAATTCCAACTCTTCCAAG GCGTGACACGGGCAGTTGACCTGTGTGCAGCCCCGGGCAGCTGGAGCCAGGTGCTGAGCCAGAAAATTGG GGGTCAGGGCTCCGGCCATGTGGTGGCTGTGGACCTTCAGGCGATGGCTCCATTACCAGGTGTGTTACAGATCCAAGGGGACATCACCCAG CTGTCCACTGCCAAGGAGATCATCCAGCACTTTGAGGGCTGCCCCGCGGACCTAGTGGTGTGCGACGGGGCTCCCGATG TAACTGGCCTCCACGATGTTGATGAGTATATGCAGGCCCAGCTCCTCCTAGCT GCTCTGAACATTGCTACACACGTCTTGAAGCCAGGGGGCTGCTTTGTAGCCAAG ATCTTCCGAGGCCGGGATGTGACCTTGATCTACAGCCAGCTGCGTGTCTTCTTCTCCAGTGTGCTGTGTGCCAAGCCCAGGAGCAGCCGCAACTCCAGCATAG AGGCCTTCGCTGTCTGTCAGGGTTATGACCCCCCTGCGGGCTTCCTTCCGGACCTGACAAAGCCCCTGCTGGACCACTCATACG ATCCAGACTTCAACCAATTAGATGGACCCACTCGCATTATTGTGCCATTTGTGACCTGTGGGGACCTGAGCTCCTATGATTCAGACCGCAGTTACCCACTGGAC CTGGAGGACGGCTCAGAGTACAAGTACACTCCACCCACGCAGCCCCCCATCTCACCACCGTACCAGGAGGCCTGCACGTTGAAGAAGAAAGGGCGGCTGGCCAAGGAGATCCGCCCCCAGGACTGCCCCATCAGCACTGTAGATGCgatgccccagcccctggctgctCCACAGCGCCACACCCTGCTGCCCTCTGAG GTGGAAGACAATGGAATGAATTGTTCGCCTTAA
- the FTSJ1 gene encoding putative tRNA (cytidine(32)/guanosine(34)-2'-O)-methyltransferase isoform X2 — translation MGRTSKDKRDVYYRLAKENGWRARSAFKLLQLDEEFQLFQGVTRAVDLCAAPGSWSQVLSQKIGGQGSGHVVAVDLQAMAPLPGVLQIQGDITQLSTAKEIIQHFEGCPADLVVCDGAPDVTGLHDVDEYMQAQLLLAALNIATHVLKPGGCFVAKIFRGRDVTLIYSQLRVFFSSVLCAKPRSSRNSSIEAFAVCQGYDPPAGFLPDLTKPLLDHSYDFNQLDGPTRIIVPFVTCGDLSSYDSDRSYPLDLEDGSEYKYTPPTQPPISPPYQEACTLKKKGRLAKEIRPQDCPISTVDAMPQPLAAPQRHTLLPSEVEDNGMNCSP, via the exons ATGGGACGGACATCAAAGGACAAGCGGGATGTCTACTACCGCCTGGCCAAGGAGAATGGCTGGCGTGCCCGCAGTGCCTTCAAGCTGCTACAACTTGATGAGGAATTCCAACTCTTCCAAG GCGTGACACGGGCAGTTGACCTGTGTGCAGCCCCGGGCAGCTGGAGCCAGGTGCTGAGCCAGAAAATTGG GGGTCAGGGCTCCGGCCATGTGGTGGCTGTGGACCTTCAGGCGATGGCTCCATTACCAGGTGTGTTACAGATCCAAGGGGACATCACCCAG CTGTCCACTGCCAAGGAGATCATCCAGCACTTTGAGGGCTGCCCCGCGGACCTAGTGGTGTGCGACGGGGCTCCCGATG TAACTGGCCTCCACGATGTTGATGAGTATATGCAGGCCCAGCTCCTCCTAGCT GCTCTGAACATTGCTACACACGTCTTGAAGCCAGGGGGCTGCTTTGTAGCCAAG ATCTTCCGAGGCCGGGATGTGACCTTGATCTACAGCCAGCTGCGTGTCTTCTTCTCCAGTGTGCTGTGTGCCAAGCCCAGGAGCAGCCGCAACTCCAGCATAG AGGCCTTCGCTGTCTGTCAGGGTTATGACCCCCCTGCGGGCTTCCTTCCGGACCTGACAAAGCCCCTGCTGGACCACTCATACG ACTTCAACCAATTAGATGGACCCACTCGCATTATTGTGCCATTTGTGACCTGTGGGGACCTGAGCTCCTATGATTCAGACCGCAGTTACCCACTGGAC CTGGAGGACGGCTCAGAGTACAAGTACACTCCACCCACGCAGCCCCCCATCTCACCACCGTACCAGGAGGCCTGCACGTTGAAGAAGAAAGGGCGGCTGGCCAAGGAGATCCGCCCCCAGGACTGCCCCATCAGCACTGTAGATGCgatgccccagcccctggctgctCCACAGCGCCACACCCTGCTGCCCTCTGAG GTGGAAGACAATGGAATGAATTGTTCGCCTTAA